One window of Candidatus Neomarinimicrobiota bacterium genomic DNA carries:
- the mutS gene encoding DNA mismatch repair protein MutS — MTATVNKGKGGRDAREGRTPLMRQYYDIKREHPDSVVLFRMGDFYETFDDDAKLASKVLGIALTKRANGAAANVPLAGFPHHALHTYLPKLVDSGLRVAICEQMEDPKFAQGIVKRKVVEVVTPGTATFDDFVHQKSNTFLGCVVDGSDRAGFSFLDHATGEFYLGESVRQKLPESILKFSPKEMIVPESLEYEKEEWYGKINPFVTEMDEWAFDYDTGRQALLGHFGTTSLKGFGCDDLTAGVSAAGVILRYVERNIPGALDHVTRLIPVRDDDFMGLDDFTLRNLELFNSLSTQGTHGTLISILDETITPGGGRLLRRRMNRPLTDRIRIERRLSCVEGFAEAPELLMEARRRLSGCSDMERLVGKLSRRKANPRDVASLKVTMDLVPVLKALLEKSRSGALRELASRFEDVNAVARRIAEVIVDSPPLSLSEGGVIREGVDKELDELRNIASGGKKWVANLERTERTKTGIPSLKVGYNKVFGYYLEITKVHQDKVPQDYIRKQTLVNAERYVTPELKDYEEKILTAEERVLKIETRLFARLCSWLLEQAATIQNNAAVVNQIDLHGTLAHVAVNNHYVKPTIVEKPRIALKDSRHPVVEAILPSGEKFIPNDLAMAVEDDQILLVTGPNMAGKSTYLRQVGLTVVMAQLGSFVPAKEAVIGIADKVFTRVGASDNLAGGESTFLVEMTEAANILNNATSNSLVLFDEIGRGTATFDGLSLAWAITEFLHNMSGSQARTIFATHYHELTELESVLDRVKNYNIAIKEFGDKIVFLRKIMPGPCDKSYGIHVAQMAGLPKSVITRASRILSHLIRHESPEIMGRERPHQEKNQLTIFEERESRIQQELSDLEINRMTPLEALARLEELKSKYGS; from the coding sequence ATGACTGCAACTGTCAACAAAGGAAAAGGAGGGCGTGATGCCCGGGAAGGTAGGACCCCCCTCATGAGGCAGTACTACGATATTAAGAGAGAGCACCCCGATTCGGTCGTGTTGTTTCGCATGGGTGACTTCTACGAAACTTTCGATGATGATGCGAAGTTGGCTTCGAAAGTCCTTGGGATTGCGCTGACGAAAAGGGCCAACGGGGCCGCGGCGAATGTTCCACTGGCGGGATTCCCACACCACGCCCTGCATACCTATCTGCCGAAGCTCGTTGACTCTGGTCTACGTGTCGCAATTTGTGAACAGATGGAAGACCCGAAATTTGCCCAGGGCATTGTGAAAAGGAAAGTTGTGGAAGTGGTGACGCCCGGGACAGCGACTTTCGATGATTTTGTCCATCAAAAGTCCAACACTTTTCTCGGGTGTGTTGTAGATGGGTCAGATAGAGCGGGATTCTCCTTTCTTGACCATGCCACAGGGGAATTTTATCTGGGAGAATCGGTCCGGCAAAAACTTCCCGAAAGTATACTCAAGTTTTCTCCCAAAGAAATGATCGTTCCCGAATCTCTGGAATACGAAAAGGAAGAATGGTATGGAAAGATTAATCCTTTCGTAACCGAGATGGACGAATGGGCGTTCGATTATGATACGGGCAGACAGGCTCTGCTGGGTCATTTTGGAACCACCTCTCTAAAGGGGTTCGGTTGTGATGATCTCACCGCAGGTGTTTCCGCCGCGGGAGTTATCCTTCGTTATGTGGAAAGGAACATCCCCGGTGCCCTGGATCACGTGACCCGATTGATCCCGGTGCGGGATGATGATTTCATGGGACTTGATGATTTCACCCTAAGAAATCTTGAATTATTCAATTCCCTCTCGACGCAGGGGACTCACGGAACACTGATTAGTATTTTGGACGAGACGATCACGCCGGGGGGAGGGAGATTACTTCGTCGCCGGATGAATCGTCCCTTAACAGATCGGATCAGAATTGAGAGGCGTCTCAGTTGTGTGGAAGGATTCGCAGAAGCCCCTGAGTTATTGATGGAGGCGAGACGGAGGCTTTCAGGTTGTTCGGACATGGAACGATTGGTGGGGAAACTGAGCCGGAGGAAGGCAAACCCCAGGGATGTGGCCAGCCTGAAGGTAACCATGGACCTGGTGCCCGTATTGAAAGCACTCCTGGAGAAATCGAGAAGCGGCGCCCTGAGGGAACTTGCATCACGGTTTGAGGACGTTAATGCAGTGGCTCGACGCATTGCGGAAGTAATTGTGGATTCTCCACCCCTGTCACTTTCGGAAGGCGGGGTAATACGGGAAGGGGTGGACAAAGAACTGGACGAGCTCCGGAATATCGCCAGTGGCGGAAAGAAGTGGGTTGCAAATCTTGAGCGCACCGAAAGAACGAAAACGGGAATCCCTTCACTCAAAGTTGGCTACAACAAGGTCTTTGGATACTACCTGGAGATCACCAAGGTACACCAGGATAAGGTCCCACAGGACTATATCCGCAAGCAGACCCTGGTGAATGCGGAACGATATGTAACGCCGGAACTAAAGGATTATGAAGAGAAAATCCTGACAGCAGAGGAGCGAGTTCTGAAAATCGAGACGCGTCTGTTCGCGCGTTTGTGCTCGTGGCTTCTGGAACAGGCCGCAACTATTCAGAACAATGCTGCAGTTGTTAATCAAATCGATTTGCACGGAACACTTGCCCATGTGGCCGTGAATAACCACTACGTGAAGCCGACAATCGTGGAGAAACCGAGAATCGCACTGAAAGATTCGAGGCACCCGGTGGTGGAGGCCATTCTTCCTTCGGGTGAAAAATTCATACCTAACGATTTAGCCATGGCCGTGGAGGACGATCAAATACTTCTTGTCACGGGACCCAATATGGCCGGAAAGTCCACGTATCTCCGACAGGTGGGGCTCACGGTGGTCATGGCTCAGCTTGGCAGCTTCGTTCCGGCAAAAGAAGCCGTCATTGGCATCGCCGACAAGGTGTTTACCCGCGTGGGAGCCAGCGACAATCTTGCCGGAGGTGAGTCCACTTTTCTCGTTGAGATGACCGAAGCCGCGAATATTCTCAACAATGCTACCTCAAACAGTCTGGTTCTCTTCGATGAAATAGGTCGAGGCACTGCGACGTTCGATGGTCTGTCTCTGGCCTGGGCAATCACTGAATTTCTGCACAATATGTCCGGATCCCAGGCGAGAACCATTTTTGCCACACATTATCACGAACTGACCGAACTGGAAAGCGTCCTGGATCGTGTGAAGAACTATAATATTGCCATTAAGGAATTCGGCGACAAGATAGTCTTTTTGAGGAAAATCATGCCCGGACCTTGTGATAAGAGTTACGGTATCCATGTTGCGCAGATGGCGGGACTCCCAAAATCGGTCATCACCCGCGCCTCCCGGATTCTCAGTCACCTGATCCGGCATGAGTCTCCCGAAATCATGGGAAGGGAAAGGCCCCACCAAGAGAAAAACCAGCTGACTATTTTCGAAGAGAGGGAATCAAGAATTCAACAGGAACTCTCAGACCTGGAAATCAACAGGATGACTCCTTTGGAAGCCCTTGCCAGGTTGGAAGAACTCAAATCAAAATACGGATCATGA
- a CDS encoding YicC/YloC family endoribonuclease → MIKSMTGYGSSSVEKDGVFVTVEIWSVNSRFLNFSAKLPGGLEFLEEGIRRETKRTCKRGRVSVVISVGARKAGTNGEFHLDKERFEAYMSLLKTIKRDYGATVSIADLVDIKELITDDIVEETNEKLILDVLQEAMERLGAMRSTEGQIIADDFRTRIANLGSLLKETRSLWENSLPLIRDGYERRIRELLEGKEIQVDEARLVQETAIIVEKMDITEECVRCASHLEQFKTLLEEQEPVGKRMNFLLQEIQREINTIGSKSNEIQITRNIVDMKDEVEKIREQVQNVL, encoded by the coding sequence ATGATTAAGAGTATGACGGGATACGGTTCGTCCAGTGTCGAAAAGGACGGCGTGTTTGTAACGGTGGAGATTTGGTCTGTGAACAGTCGTTTTCTTAATTTTTCCGCAAAACTTCCTGGTGGCCTGGAGTTTCTTGAGGAGGGCATCCGTCGGGAAACCAAGCGAACGTGTAAGCGAGGCCGGGTATCCGTTGTGATATCCGTAGGGGCGAGAAAGGCGGGGACAAACGGAGAATTTCATCTTGACAAGGAACGCTTTGAGGCATACATGTCTCTTCTGAAAACCATCAAAAGGGATTACGGAGCGACTGTCAGTATTGCCGATCTGGTTGATATCAAGGAATTAATCACGGACGACATAGTTGAGGAGACAAACGAGAAGCTCATTCTCGATGTGCTTCAGGAGGCGATGGAGAGATTGGGGGCGATGCGATCTACGGAAGGCCAAATCATTGCGGATGATTTTCGCACCAGGATCGCGAACCTTGGCAGTTTGTTGAAGGAGACAAGATCACTCTGGGAGAATTCCCTGCCTCTGATTCGCGACGGTTACGAACGTCGAATCAGGGAACTTCTGGAGGGGAAAGAAATTCAGGTGGATGAAGCGAGACTGGTGCAAGAGACGGCAATCATTGTGGAGAAAATGGATATCACGGAAGAGTGTGTCCGTTGCGCGAGTCACCTGGAGCAGTTCAAGACGCTTCTGGAGGAACAAGAGCCTGTTGGAAAGCGGATGAATTTTCTGTTGCAGGAAATCCAGCGAGAGATCAACACCATAGGTTCCAAGTCAAATGAAATCCAAATTACCCGAAACATCGTGGACATGAAGGATGAGGTGGAAAAAATAAGGGAGCAGGTTCAAAACGTTCTGTGA
- the ruvX gene encoding Holliday junction resolvase RuvX produces the protein MGRILGIDFGSRRVGLALSDAGRLIASPLRTLEYRDTSGLIQKLTSLIQELRVAKIVVGLPLNMKGERTSQTILVEEFASTLQEKTPVPIDFIDERLTSVEAIRVLHRRGLKPSRNKGMIDKTAAAIFLQSYLDRLHTR, from the coding sequence ATGGGTCGAATACTCGGAATAGATTTCGGCTCCAGACGTGTTGGACTGGCTCTGTCGGACGCTGGGCGGCTCATAGCCTCTCCTCTTAGGACCCTTGAGTACCGTGATACATCCGGCCTTATTCAAAAACTGACTTCTCTAATCCAAGAACTCCGAGTCGCCAAGATCGTTGTGGGCCTTCCCCTCAATATGAAGGGAGAAAGAACATCTCAGACAATTCTGGTTGAGGAGTTTGCATCGACCCTCCAGGAGAAGACTCCCGTTCCCATCGACTTTATTGACGAACGATTGACTTCAGTGGAGGCGATTCGCGTACTTCACAGACGCGGTTTGAAGCCCAGTCGGAATAAGGGCATGATCGATAAGACCGCTGCGGCCATATTTCTTCAGTCATATCTCGATAGGCTCCACACCCGGTGA
- a CDS encoding HU family DNA-binding protein, whose amino-acid sequence MTAVKYTKKDISRRVASRVGKRLNTTHEVVSETFDVIREMLSEDSPSIKIEVRNFGTFSIKPTKAKPRARNPRTNEEIYVPPHRKSHFKPGKLLKTELQKPL is encoded by the coding sequence ATGACAGCTGTTAAATATACAAAGAAGGACATTTCGAGACGCGTGGCTTCCCGTGTCGGCAAGCGGCTTAACACAACTCATGAAGTCGTGAGCGAAACCTTTGACGTGATCAGGGAAATGCTTTCCGAAGACTCCCCGAGCATAAAAATCGAGGTGAGAAATTTCGGGACGTTTTCCATCAAGCCCACAAAGGCAAAGCCCCGGGCCCGCAATCCTCGAACGAACGAGGAAATCTATGTCCCGCCGCACCGAAAGTCCCACTTCAAACCCGGTAAGCTCCTGAAGACTGAGCTCCAGAAGCCTCTCTAG
- a CDS encoding uracil-DNA glycosylase, translated as MTESAHPEALLRRYLLQVREMYGEGVYVEPVQSVSLREFEADICHCQRCPLGGTRTRFVFGVGDPHADLVLVGEAPGREEDLQGEPFVGKAGGLLNRILAAIHLSRDQVYICNVLKCRPPKNRTPASQEVDTCFPYLERQIDMIRPRLIVTLGATAANVLLPVKDSLVRLRSKMWKWKSYDVVVTYHPAALLRNPRLKRPAWEDFQWIERLIRGE; from the coding sequence ATGACTGAATCTGCTCACCCGGAAGCCCTGTTGAGGCGATACCTTTTGCAGGTGAGGGAAATGTATGGTGAGGGGGTCTATGTTGAACCTGTCCAATCCGTTTCCCTGCGCGAGTTTGAAGCCGACATTTGCCACTGTCAAAGGTGTCCCCTGGGTGGGACAAGAACCAGGTTCGTCTTTGGCGTGGGGGACCCTCATGCGGATTTGGTTCTCGTAGGTGAGGCTCCGGGCCGGGAGGAGGATCTTCAGGGCGAACCGTTTGTGGGAAAGGCAGGGGGACTTCTGAACAGGATTCTGGCGGCCATTCATTTGTCTCGCGATCAGGTTTATATCTGCAACGTCCTGAAATGTCGGCCGCCAAAGAATCGAACTCCGGCTTCCCAGGAGGTCGATACGTGCTTTCCCTATCTGGAGCGACAGATTGACATGATCCGTCCGAGACTCATTGTCACTCTCGGGGCGACAGCTGCCAACGTCCTTCTTCCCGTAAAGGATTCCCTGGTCAGACTTCGGTCAAAGATGTGGAAATGGAAGTCATACGATGTTGTGGTAACCTACCATCCAGCGGCACTTCTTAGAAATCCACGTCTCAAGCGACCGGCCTGGGAGGATTTTCAGTGGATTGAACGGTTGATAAGAGGGGAATAG
- the gmk gene encoding guanylate kinase yields MISRKATRKNLVVISAPSGSGKTTVCRGLQSLYPEWNFSLSLTTRPRRSYERDGYDYTFASEREFRQRVDRGEFVEYEEVHGHLYGTLRATVERALETGETLLLELDVKGGMAIKDAYPDNSVTVFIRPPSVEELRRRLRGRGSDTEAVIQTRLERMEMEMANEEFYDYSVINEKVETTIEEIVRILNSEQSEVEGARHGN; encoded by the coding sequence GTGATTTCCAGGAAAGCCACACGGAAAAACCTGGTTGTCATTTCGGCGCCATCGGGTTCAGGAAAGACCACTGTCTGCCGCGGCCTGCAGAGTCTTTATCCCGAATGGAACTTCTCACTGTCATTGACTACTCGCCCCAGGCGTTCTTATGAAAGAGATGGATATGACTACACGTTTGCTTCCGAGAGGGAATTCCGCCAAAGGGTGGACCGGGGTGAATTCGTGGAATATGAAGAGGTCCACGGACATCTTTATGGCACTCTGCGCGCGACCGTGGAACGGGCGCTGGAAACCGGAGAGACTCTTCTTCTCGAGCTGGACGTAAAGGGGGGTATGGCGATTAAGGACGCCTATCCTGACAATAGCGTCACGGTTTTCATCAGGCCGCCGAGCGTGGAGGAACTGAGGAGAAGATTGAGGGGAAGGGGATCAGACACGGAGGCAGTCATTCAGACGAGACTTGAGCGGATGGAAATGGAAATGGCGAACGAGGAATTCTATGATTACTCTGTAATCAACGAAAAAGTCGAAACAACAATCGAAGAGATAGTACGCATTTTGAATTCAGAACAGAGTGAAGTGGAAGGAGCGCGACATGGCAATTGA
- the dnaB gene encoding replicative DNA helicase — MDIKVPPQSLEAEQAVLGAMLRSKDAVSRAMEILTPDSFYKDGHSRIFRAMTNLFNSGDPVDAVSVINELKKKKQLQASGGSYYMTGLSESVPTSANVDHYARIVLEKASLRRLIEVASELSQSAYEDHQELDTILDTAEQKIFAISQNRLKGGFHHLNPVLQQTFEQLDRIHEKPGSVTGVPSGLMDLDEMTSGFQDGELIIVAGRPGMGKTSLALTLARNGAVDHQIPVGIFSLEMANSQLAMRLLCAEARVDSHLVRTGKLPKQQWKNLSMSVGVLADAPIYLDDTPAMGVTELRAKARRLKAEKDVKLIIIDYLQLMRGTFGSESRQQEISLISRSLKALAKEINVPITAVSQLSRAPEGRSDKHPQLSDLRESGAIEQDADVVMFLYREWMYTRKEEDRRKAEIILAKQRNGPTGLIRAIFVDKYAKFENATLYDETEAEVPF, encoded by the coding sequence TTGGATATCAAAGTTCCGCCGCAGTCGTTGGAGGCTGAGCAGGCTGTCCTGGGTGCTATGCTCCGTTCCAAAGATGCGGTGAGTCGTGCGATGGAAATCCTAACGCCGGATTCTTTCTATAAAGATGGACACAGCAGAATATTCCGTGCCATGACGAATCTTTTCAATTCAGGGGATCCCGTGGATGCCGTTTCCGTCATCAATGAACTGAAAAAAAAGAAACAACTCCAAGCCAGCGGAGGCAGTTATTACATGACGGGATTGTCTGAGAGTGTCCCCACGTCAGCAAATGTGGATCATTATGCGAGAATCGTGCTTGAGAAAGCCAGTCTACGACGCTTGATAGAAGTGGCTTCCGAACTATCTCAAAGCGCCTACGAAGACCATCAGGAACTGGATACGATTCTTGACACTGCAGAACAAAAGATATTTGCCATCTCTCAGAATCGCCTCAAAGGAGGGTTTCACCATCTTAATCCTGTTCTTCAGCAAACGTTCGAGCAACTTGACCGGATCCATGAAAAGCCGGGATCCGTCACCGGTGTCCCTTCCGGTCTCATGGACCTGGATGAAATGACGTCTGGATTTCAAGACGGGGAACTGATCATTGTGGCGGGAAGACCGGGAATGGGTAAAACGTCTCTGGCTTTGACTCTTGCGCGCAACGGTGCTGTCGACCATCAGATCCCCGTGGGTATCTTCAGTCTTGAAATGGCGAACAGCCAGTTGGCTATGAGGCTACTGTGTGCGGAGGCCCGTGTGGACAGCCATCTGGTGAGAACTGGAAAACTTCCCAAGCAGCAATGGAAAAACCTTTCCATGTCTGTAGGGGTACTCGCGGATGCCCCTATCTATCTCGACGACACGCCGGCAATGGGTGTTACCGAACTGAGGGCCAAGGCGAGACGGTTGAAGGCGGAAAAGGATGTGAAACTCATCATCATCGATTATCTTCAGCTCATGCGTGGGACGTTCGGCTCTGAAAGCAGACAGCAGGAAATCTCACTCATTTCGCGGTCCCTGAAAGCCTTGGCGAAGGAGATCAACGTGCCCATCACTGCCGTCTCCCAGCTTTCCCGGGCACCTGAGGGGAGGAGCGACAAGCATCCGCAGCTTTCCGATCTTCGAGAAAGCGGAGCCATCGAGCAGGATGCAGATGTGGTCATGTTTCTCTATCGCGAATGGATGTACACACGGAAGGAGGAGGACCGCCGTAAGGCAGAAATCATTCTGGCAAAGCAGAGAAACGGTCCCACGGGACTCATCCGGGCCATCTTTGTTGACAAGTATGCCAAGTTTGAAAATGCCACCCTCTATGACGAAACGGAAGCGGAAGTCCCATTCTGA
- a CDS encoding bifunctional (p)ppGpp synthetase/guanosine-3',5'-bis(diphosphate) 3'-pyrophosphohydrolase: MRVADLIPTVTGAYPKDFLELVDILSHNGKAPGDKVTEVLWPAYQFSKEHHEGQRRKSGRPFFEHCYEVAHFLAHWQMDLTTVTGGILHDSLEDTDATYDDIAAEFGHEVAELVEGVTKLGDVQFLTREQKRAENFMKMLLSMAKDVRVIIIKFADRLHNMRTLEYLPLIKQRRTAIETRDVYSPLAHRLGMYMVKREFDDLVFKALEPDDYKATEKKLRSTVSNRQKFMKQVTAPIEEGLEKHGIKYRTTGRLKSFASINKKMAERGTVLEEIYDIFAIRIIVESVADCYSVLGIVHQLYTPVHERFKDFVATPKINGYQSLHTTAVGPGGRMVEIQIRTEEMDQTAEIGVAAHWKYKESVKEDSDLDRHVEWLRNLVSILHDESSDPREFMNLLQIDLYQDEVFVFTPAGDLVQLPSQCTPIDFAYDVHTEVGHHCLSAKVDGRIVPLNTNLKSGQTVEIITSDSQKPNYAWLKFVRTSKARTAILRWHRKAQREVSLKLGKEILEKSLRRLKLSSLAKEIKNSPGKLGYNDEEKMLVALGTGQTTVRDILRKVSPDVTDEQIERAKEEPDSFLQFARRSAKGVRVHGIDNILVTFGKCCNPIPGDEIIGFVTQGKGITIHRVECKNLPIMSESFDRFLEVEWDVDRKAEFLARVKVEAQDRKGYLKDLTEAISRLNINITSVDVKVDEGLATCILVVALPNLRRLKMALRRMKDINGTIYAERET, from the coding sequence ATGAGAGTCGCTGATCTCATTCCCACCGTAACGGGTGCGTACCCCAAAGATTTTCTCGAGCTCGTTGACATCTTGAGCCACAACGGGAAGGCACCGGGTGATAAGGTGACTGAGGTTCTCTGGCCAGCCTACCAGTTCAGCAAGGAACATCATGAGGGGCAGAGAAGAAAATCGGGGCGTCCGTTTTTTGAACACTGTTATGAGGTGGCCCACTTCCTGGCCCACTGGCAGATGGATCTCACAACGGTGACCGGAGGGATTCTGCACGACAGTCTAGAGGATACCGACGCTACCTACGACGACATTGCAGCGGAATTTGGCCATGAAGTGGCTGAACTCGTTGAAGGGGTAACAAAACTGGGGGATGTGCAATTCCTGACTCGCGAGCAGAAACGGGCTGAAAACTTCATGAAAATGCTCCTCTCCATGGCCAAGGACGTTCGTGTCATTATAATCAAGTTCGCCGACCGCCTGCATAATATGAGGACTCTCGAGTACCTTCCCCTCATAAAGCAGAGACGCACAGCGATTGAAACGAGAGATGTCTATTCTCCCCTTGCCCATCGGCTCGGCATGTACATGGTGAAACGGGAGTTCGATGATCTCGTATTCAAGGCGCTGGAGCCCGATGATTATAAAGCCACAGAAAAGAAACTGAGGTCCACGGTGTCAAACCGCCAGAAATTCATGAAGCAGGTGACGGCACCCATTGAGGAAGGGCTTGAAAAGCACGGCATCAAATACCGAACTACGGGGAGACTGAAGTCCTTTGCTTCCATCAACAAGAAGATGGCGGAACGTGGGACGGTTCTTGAGGAGATCTATGACATTTTCGCCATAAGGATCATCGTTGAGAGCGTTGCTGACTGTTATTCTGTTTTAGGCATTGTTCATCAACTCTACACGCCGGTACATGAACGGTTCAAGGATTTTGTTGCTACGCCGAAGATTAACGGATATCAGTCCCTTCACACTACGGCGGTAGGTCCCGGGGGAAGAATGGTTGAGATTCAGATCAGGACGGAGGAGATGGACCAGACGGCTGAGATTGGTGTGGCTGCCCACTGGAAATACAAGGAGTCGGTGAAAGAAGACAGTGATCTGGATCGTCACGTGGAGTGGTTGAGGAACCTTGTTTCTATCCTTCACGATGAATCCTCAGATCCGAGAGAATTCATGAATCTCCTGCAAATCGATCTGTATCAGGATGAAGTATTCGTATTCACCCCAGCCGGTGACCTGGTCCAGTTGCCTTCACAGTGTACTCCCATCGATTTCGCCTACGATGTCCACACAGAAGTGGGCCACCATTGCCTGAGTGCCAAAGTTGACGGTAGAATTGTCCCTCTGAACACAAACCTCAAGAGTGGCCAGACGGTGGAAATTATTACATCCGATTCCCAGAAGCCCAATTATGCCTGGTTGAAATTCGTGAGAACCAGCAAGGCACGCACGGCGATCCTGAGGTGGCATCGAAAGGCTCAGAGGGAAGTGAGTCTGAAGTTGGGCAAGGAGATTCTTGAGAAAAGTCTCCGGAGACTAAAACTCTCATCCCTTGCGAAGGAGATCAAGAATTCTCCCGGGAAACTTGGCTATAATGACGAGGAGAAGATGCTGGTGGCACTGGGAACTGGCCAGACAACGGTTCGGGACATATTGCGAAAAGTCTCTCCCGATGTAACCGACGAACAGATTGAGAGGGCCAAGGAAGAACCCGACTCTTTTCTCCAGTTTGCCCGGAGGAGTGCGAAAGGAGTGCGTGTTCACGGGATTGATAACATTCTCGTGACCTTCGGCAAGTGCTGCAATCCCATCCCCGGGGATGAAATCATCGGCTTCGTTACACAGGGAAAGGGGATTACGATTCACAGGGTTGAGTGTAAGAATCTTCCAATTATGAGTGAGTCATTTGATAGGTTTCTTGAGGTGGAGTGGGATGTGGATCGCAAGGCGGAATTCCTGGCAAGAGTGAAAGTCGAGGCGCAGGACCGCAAGGGGTACCTCAAGGATTTAACCGAGGCGATCTCTCGCTTGAACATCAACATAACGAGTGTCGACGTGAAGGTGGATGAAGGGCTGGCCACATGCATTCTGGTGGTGGCCCTTCCAAATCTGCGTCGATTGAAGATGGCATTGAGGAGAATGAAAGACATCAATGGAACCATATACGCAGAAAGGGAGACTTGA
- a CDS encoding SelB C-terminal domain-containing protein — translation LVKLSVKVRAKKDRGFFRLPVDRAFSMKGFGTVVTGTVVSGALKVGDEVEILPSKLATKIRGIQSHGKDVSSVQLGDRAALNLSNIDRTRVTRGLQLASKGFIEPSGAIGAEFSLLPSTERVVRNEQRVRIHLGTDEVMAKVRLVNPGKRKVVNPGEASTALIELEKAVAVAIDDPFILRFYSPLETIGGGVIIDTQPPSSWKECKRWLQSLEGLIRSERLKKFLVATENEPLTMKGWSQRWQLSEPVFRELLRSLSIKEFGPKENPFVTLVSSLENQKRACVEAVDNFHEQSPYQRGIPKDRLRQILGFHASLFDYITHELESEKKIEAVEGIVRIQGFHVELTGKDTELASRLEKALKDSLYTPPVIKQLAELIDLPEAKTLQLMHVLKGQGKAEEVSRNLWFHVETLTVMENEIRRFFEDKASMAVNDFKSLTHTTRKHAIPLLEYLDDRRITRREGDQRVLSK, via the coding sequence CTTGTGAAACTTTCGGTCAAGGTACGGGCGAAGAAAGATCGAGGTTTTTTCCGTCTCCCCGTGGACAGGGCCTTCTCCATGAAGGGATTCGGAACCGTGGTAACAGGAACCGTGGTGAGTGGGGCCCTCAAAGTGGGAGATGAGGTGGAGATTCTACCATCCAAACTCGCCACGAAGATTCGGGGAATTCAGTCCCATGGAAAAGATGTGTCGTCCGTGCAACTGGGTGATCGGGCAGCGCTGAATTTGAGTAACATAGACAGAACGCGAGTGACACGCGGACTCCAGCTTGCATCGAAAGGCTTCATCGAACCTTCGGGAGCCATCGGTGCGGAGTTCTCCCTGCTGCCTTCTACAGAAAGAGTTGTCCGGAATGAGCAGCGAGTGAGGATTCATCTGGGAACCGACGAAGTCATGGCGAAAGTCCGTCTTGTTAACCCTGGCAAAAGAAAAGTAGTGAATCCGGGTGAGGCAAGTACTGCACTCATCGAGCTCGAAAAGGCCGTGGCCGTGGCCATCGACGATCCGTTTATTCTAAGATTCTATTCACCTCTGGAAACCATAGGGGGAGGAGTGATTATTGATACTCAACCGCCATCTTCTTGGAAGGAGTGCAAGAGGTGGTTGCAGTCCTTGGAGGGATTGATCAGAAGTGAGCGTTTGAAGAAATTCCTGGTAGCGACTGAGAATGAACCGCTGACCATGAAGGGGTGGTCTCAGAGATGGCAACTTTCCGAACCTGTCTTTCGGGAGTTGCTCAGGAGCCTATCCATAAAGGAATTCGGTCCCAAGGAGAACCCTTTTGTGACTCTTGTGTCCTCCCTTGAAAATCAGAAGCGGGCTTGCGTCGAAGCAGTTGACAATTTTCATGAGCAGTCTCCTTATCAGAGAGGGATACCAAAGGATCGCCTTCGTCAGATTCTTGGCTTTCACGCCTCCCTGTTCGACTATATCACCCATGAATTGGAGAGTGAGAAAAAGATTGAGGCTGTGGAAGGAATAGTTCGGATTCAAGGTTTTCATGTGGAATTGACGGGCAAAGACACAGAGCTGGCCTCCCGTCTTGAGAAAGCTTTGAAAGATTCGTTGTACACTCCTCCCGTAATTAAACAATTGGCTGAACTTATTGACTTGCCTGAGGCCAAAACATTGCAGTTGATGCACGTTCTAAAAGGTCAGGGAAAAGCAGAAGAGGTAAGCCGGAACTTGTGGTTCCACGTTGAAACTTTGACCGTCATGGAGAACGAAATAAGGAGATTCTTCGAGGACAAAGCTTCCATGGCCGTGAACGATTTCAAATCACTGACCCACACCACCAGGAAACATGCTATTCCTCTGTTGGAGTATCTTGACGACCGTCGCATCACGCGTCGGGAAGGGGACCAGAGAGTACTCTCTAAATGA